From the genome of Muricauda sp. SCSIO 64092, one region includes:
- a CDS encoding efflux RND transporter periplasmic adaptor subunit, producing MQRTIISVVLGLLIIVGAIFGAKAIIDSKKDRRPRPQKVVKIVFVDTITNGTVPIIVPANGNLVAKDRVELFAEVQGVFKKGSKPFKTGQEYTAGQTLIRIDASEYYASVQSAKSDFYNLLTSIMPDLQLDYPEHFPKWQNYLAEFDLDKATPELPKVTSEKEKYFITGRGIYGDYYNVKNLEQRLSKYSIGAPFSGILTEALVTEGTLVRPGQRLGEFIKKGTYELEVAVSKTYADYLAVGKKVTLTNLNKTQTYTGEVIRLNGKVDQATQTITAFIEVRGDNLREGQYLEANLSAKDETDAIQIDRSLLTDNDQIFVVRDSILDLIDVKPVYFSDKKVVLKNVPEGETIVSKPVVGAYAGMLVKVFDEGGPKTAVE from the coding sequence ATGCAAAGAACAATTATCTCCGTTGTACTGGGACTCCTTATTATTGTTGGTGCCATTTTTGGAGCAAAAGCTATTATCGATAGCAAAAAGGACCGGAGACCTAGACCGCAAAAGGTGGTAAAAATAGTGTTTGTTGATACGATTACCAATGGTACGGTGCCCATTATAGTTCCCGCCAATGGAAATTTAGTGGCCAAGGATAGGGTAGAACTTTTTGCTGAGGTCCAGGGGGTTTTCAAAAAAGGGAGTAAACCCTTCAAGACCGGTCAGGAATATACGGCAGGACAAACATTGATCAGAATTGATGCTTCGGAATATTATGCTAGTGTGCAATCTGCCAAAAGCGACTTCTATAACTTACTCACTTCCATCATGCCCGATTTACAGCTGGACTATCCGGAGCATTTCCCAAAGTGGCAGAACTATCTGGCGGAATTCGATTTGGACAAAGCGACACCTGAATTGCCAAAGGTCACTTCGGAGAAAGAAAAATACTTTATTACCGGACGTGGAATTTACGGGGACTACTACAATGTAAAGAATTTGGAACAACGTCTTTCCAAATACTCGATCGGAGCCCCATTTTCCGGGATATTGACCGAGGCATTGGTAACGGAAGGAACTTTGGTGAGGCCCGGTCAACGATTGGGTGAATTCATCAAAAAAGGGACCTATGAACTGGAGGTGGCCGTAAGCAAGACCTATGCGGATTACCTTGCCGTGGGAAAAAAAGTGACACTTACCAATTTAAATAAAACCCAAACCTACACTGGGGAAGTGATTCGGTTAAATGGTAAGGTAGACCAGGCAACACAAACCATTACCGCATTCATTGAAGTGCGGGGCGATAATTTAAGGGAGGGGCAGTATTTGGAAGCCAATCTTAGTGCAAAGGATGAAACGGATGCCATTCAGATCGATCGTTCCCTACTAACGGACAATGACCAAATTTTTGTGGTTCGCGACTCCATTTTGGATTTAATAGATGTGAAGCCTGTTTATTTTTCCGATAAAAAAGTAGTACTCAAAAACGTGCCGGAAGGCGAGACCATTGTATCCAAGCCTGTTGTGGGTGCTTACGCGGGTATGCTGGTCAAGGTATTCGATGAGGGTGGTCCAAAAACAGCGGTGGAATGA
- a CDS encoding leucine-rich repeat domain-containing protein: protein MKSFLPILMVFLISVHVGLASTTTITKAERRALLDIYEQTNGDSWTQTWDLNGPVSSWKGITVKNNHIISINLFNNNLNGVLPESLGNLKYLEHLNLAFNNLTGVLPKDIVKLENLRTLKLEMNRIKGALPEAIGNLGQLEEFSMFNNFLSGPIPEGFGELKNLKILNLSSNNLKGIIPTAIGNLTKLEKLGLFENGLEGTIPGELGNLGQLKELVLANNQLGGEIPVEFSQLASLRILQIQNNRFESFTGLKNMDTKRFLVFDTDDATLNPYNEINLRKTRTRMADTKFEDDDNNE, encoded by the coding sequence ATGAAATCGTTTTTGCCCATTTTAATGGTTTTCTTGATTTCGGTTCATGTAGGACTAGCCTCAACGACCACAATTACAAAAGCGGAAAGAAGGGCCTTACTGGATATTTACGAACAGACCAATGGCGATTCATGGACCCAGACCTGGGATTTGAACGGGCCTGTTTCTTCATGGAAAGGGATAACCGTTAAGAACAACCATATCATTTCCATTAATCTTTTTAATAACAATCTTAACGGGGTCTTACCGGAGAGTTTGGGCAACCTTAAATATTTGGAACACCTTAATTTGGCGTTCAACAACCTAACTGGGGTATTGCCCAAGGATATTGTAAAATTGGAAAACCTCAGGACCCTTAAACTGGAAATGAATAGGATAAAGGGCGCTTTGCCCGAGGCTATTGGGAACTTGGGGCAATTGGAAGAGTTCTCCATGTTCAATAATTTTCTTTCGGGACCAATACCGGAGGGTTTTGGAGAATTGAAGAACCTTAAAATACTGAACCTGTCCAGTAATAATTTAAAAGGCATTATTCCCACAGCAATAGGCAACCTTACCAAATTGGAAAAGCTGGGATTATTTGAAAATGGCCTGGAAGGGACAATACCCGGGGAGTTGGGAAATCTGGGGCAGCTTAAGGAACTGGTATTGGCCAATAATCAACTGGGAGGGGAAATTCCAGTGGAGTTTTCCCAATTGGCAAGCCTAAGGATTTTGCAAATACAGAACAATAGGTTCGAATCCTTTACTGGATTAAAGAACATGGATACAAAACGTTTTCTGGTTTTTGACACCGATGATGCCACCTTGAATCCTTATAACGAAATTAATCTTCGAAAAACACGTACCCGCATGGCGGATACCAAGTTTGAAGATGATGACAATAATGAGTAG